Proteins encoded together in one Gadus chalcogrammus isolate NIFS_2021 chromosome 18, NIFS_Gcha_1.0, whole genome shotgun sequence window:
- the LOC130371549 gene encoding protein PAT1 homolog 2-like isoform X2 encodes MFEDPAVVRTVEGRPSIKTFDSAIVDCGAPLPWATMQRAGWMGPSCRKNRMAGSILEDNAIVCVIDGHGGRGHRGSPPILHSPYPSSGFRARGTLPRGEGLSNRLYSHRPPPGPSPLVRNWMNSSTIPGSLVQPRQTPPPQFSQPQTPKMMHLRFGANSPGPSPYYSPSSTPVQPIRYPGPVTQLHPQHKRLLGQKRTAERKAESWDPYCHLMTEKEKEWITRLQMIQLQTENPDLEDYYYQEYYRRMEDKLVEEELGMRSKREPPKLFTPYITKTEPYTPVVHIEGSLGQVAVSTCYSPRRAIGAVNANPTHGSHEEPKDVKTQQHEVLMQMEKLFVVLLEVEEEDRMKGKVLAEAEEKKAKEKTRRKVQNILSQLQHYDALETGVEFLSCLMFSKGKKLISRLLPFLDQAAGLRILTVVTSHIPTLMSRDMDEVLPVLYPSLRTVISMLTFSQLIVILKNLTSVGETPEGPGGLLQTCQNKFGLSLLYALLSQGERLLSSGSPLDPSIGDFETWTDTIFQVAGELSHCTLVEPLLLPSNLLTLFCRYLDKRTVHQLKSNMESASGLALPS; translated from the exons ATGTTTGAGGACCCAGCAGTGGTCCGGACGGTGGAGGGGCGGCCCAGCATCAAG ACGTTTGACAGTGCTATAGTGGACTGCGGAGCCCCTCTGCCCTGGGCCACCATGCAGAGGGCGGGC tgGATGGGGCCGTCCTGCAGGAAAAACAGAATGGCCGGATCCATACTAGAG GACAACGCTATCGTCTGTGTGATCGACGGCCATGGGGGCAGAGGTCACCGTGGGTCGCCTCCGATCCTGCACTCTCCATATCCCTCCTCGGGGTTCAGAGCCCGGGGTACTCTGCCCAGGGGAGAGGGCTTGTCAAACAGGCTCTACTCCCATCGCCCGCCACCTGGCCCGTCCCCCCTCGTCAGGAACTGG ATGAACAGCTCCACAATCCCTGGTTCCCTGGTCCAACCGAGACAGACGCCCCCACCACAATTCAGCCAG CCTCAGACCCCAAAGATGATGCATCTCCGCTTTGGTGCCAACTccccaggcccctccccctactACAGCCCTTCCTCCACTCCTGTGCAGCCTATCAG GTACCCTGGGCCCGTcacccagctccacccccaACACAAGAGACTCCTCGGCCAGAAGCGGACAGCAGAAAG GAAGGCAGAGAGCTGGGACCCCTACTGCCACCTGATGactgagaaggagaaggagtggaTCACCCGGCTACAGATGATCCAGCTGCAGACGGAGAACCCTGACCTGGAGGATTACTACTACCAG GAATATTACCGGCGGATGGAGGacaagctggtggaggaggagctgggaatGCGGAGCAAGAGGGAGCCTCCTAAACTCTTCACGCCCTACATCACTAAGACTGAACCCTACACACCAG TGGTCCACATAGAGGGCTCTCTTGGCCAGGTGGCGGTTTCCACATGCTACTCCCCTCGCCGGGCCATCGGTGCCGTGAACGCCAACCCAACCCATGGATCACATGAG GAACCCAAAGACGTGAAAACACAGCAACACGAGGTCCTAATGCAGATGGAGAAG CTCTTTGTGGTTCTGCttgaagtggaggaggaagacaggaTGAAGGGCAAGGTATTGGCTGAGGCGGAGGAGAAAAAGGCGAAGGAGAAGACTCGGCGGAAGGTTCAGAACATCTTGTCTCAGCTGCAGCACTACGATGCCCT AGAGACGGGTGTGGAGTTCCTGTCGTGTCTCATGTTCAGCAAGGGGAAAAAGCTGATCTCGCGCCTGCTTCCGTTCCTGGACCAGGCCGCCGGCCTGAGGATCCTGACCGTGGTGACCTCTCACATCCCCACGCTGATGAGCAGAGACATGGATGAG GTTCTCCCTGTGCTCTACCCCTCCCTGAGGACTGTGATCTCAATGCTGACCTTCAGCCAGCTCATAGTCATCCTGAAGAACCTGACGTCCGTCGGGGAGACCCCGGAGGGTCCCGGGGGCCTCCTGCAGACCTGCCAGAACAAG TTTGGTCTGTCCCTGCTCTATGCCCTCCTGTCCCAAGGGGAGAGGTTGCTTTCCTCTGGGAGCCCCTTGGATCCCAGCATCGGAGACTTCGAGACCTG GACGGACACGATCTTCCAGGTGGCGGGCGAGCTGTCCCACTGCACCCTGGTAGAGCCCCTGCTACTGCCCTCAAACCTCCTCACGCTGTTCTGCCGATACCTGGACAAACGCACCGTCCACCAGCTCAAGAGCAACATGGA ATCTGCGTCAGGGTTGGCTCTTCCATCGTGA
- the LOC130371549 gene encoding protein PAT1 homolog 2-like isoform X1, with protein sequence MFEDPAVVRTVEGRPSIKTFDSAIVDCGAPLPWATMQRAGWMGPSCRKNRMAGSILEDNAIVCVIDGHGGRGHRGSPPILHSPYPSSGFRARGTLPRGEGLSNRLYSHRPPPGPSPLVRNWMNSSTIPGSLVQPRQTPPPQFSQPQTPKMMHLRFGANSPGPSPYYSPSSTPVQPIRYPGPVTQLHPQHKRLLGQKRTAERKAESWDPYCHLMTEKEKEWITRLQMIQLQTENPDLEDYYYQEYYRRMEDKLVEEELGMRSKREPPKLFTPYITKTEPYTPVVHIEGSLGQVAVSTCYSPRRAIGAVNANPTHGSHEEPKDVKTQQHEVLMQMEKLFVVLLEVEEEDRMKGKVLAEAEEKKAKEKTRRKVQNILSQLQHYDALETGVEFLSCLMFSKGKKLISRLLPFLDQAAGLRILTVVTSHIPTLMSRDMDEVLPVLYPSLRTVISMLTFSQLIVILKNLTSVGETPEGPGGLLQTCQNKFGLSLLYALLSQGERLLSSGSPLDPSIGDFETWTDTIFQVAGELSHCTLVEPLLLPSNLLTLFCRYLDKRTVHQLKSNMEFVPDVSLQGKHDVCVSKGGGCRTIIWPLLLVM encoded by the exons ATGTTTGAGGACCCAGCAGTGGTCCGGACGGTGGAGGGGCGGCCCAGCATCAAG ACGTTTGACAGTGCTATAGTGGACTGCGGAGCCCCTCTGCCCTGGGCCACCATGCAGAGGGCGGGC tgGATGGGGCCGTCCTGCAGGAAAAACAGAATGGCCGGATCCATACTAGAG GACAACGCTATCGTCTGTGTGATCGACGGCCATGGGGGCAGAGGTCACCGTGGGTCGCCTCCGATCCTGCACTCTCCATATCCCTCCTCGGGGTTCAGAGCCCGGGGTACTCTGCCCAGGGGAGAGGGCTTGTCAAACAGGCTCTACTCCCATCGCCCGCCACCTGGCCCGTCCCCCCTCGTCAGGAACTGG ATGAACAGCTCCACAATCCCTGGTTCCCTGGTCCAACCGAGACAGACGCCCCCACCACAATTCAGCCAG CCTCAGACCCCAAAGATGATGCATCTCCGCTTTGGTGCCAACTccccaggcccctccccctactACAGCCCTTCCTCCACTCCTGTGCAGCCTATCAG GTACCCTGGGCCCGTcacccagctccacccccaACACAAGAGACTCCTCGGCCAGAAGCGGACAGCAGAAAG GAAGGCAGAGAGCTGGGACCCCTACTGCCACCTGATGactgagaaggagaaggagtggaTCACCCGGCTACAGATGATCCAGCTGCAGACGGAGAACCCTGACCTGGAGGATTACTACTACCAG GAATATTACCGGCGGATGGAGGacaagctggtggaggaggagctgggaatGCGGAGCAAGAGGGAGCCTCCTAAACTCTTCACGCCCTACATCACTAAGACTGAACCCTACACACCAG TGGTCCACATAGAGGGCTCTCTTGGCCAGGTGGCGGTTTCCACATGCTACTCCCCTCGCCGGGCCATCGGTGCCGTGAACGCCAACCCAACCCATGGATCACATGAG GAACCCAAAGACGTGAAAACACAGCAACACGAGGTCCTAATGCAGATGGAGAAG CTCTTTGTGGTTCTGCttgaagtggaggaggaagacaggaTGAAGGGCAAGGTATTGGCTGAGGCGGAGGAGAAAAAGGCGAAGGAGAAGACTCGGCGGAAGGTTCAGAACATCTTGTCTCAGCTGCAGCACTACGATGCCCT AGAGACGGGTGTGGAGTTCCTGTCGTGTCTCATGTTCAGCAAGGGGAAAAAGCTGATCTCGCGCCTGCTTCCGTTCCTGGACCAGGCCGCCGGCCTGAGGATCCTGACCGTGGTGACCTCTCACATCCCCACGCTGATGAGCAGAGACATGGATGAG GTTCTCCCTGTGCTCTACCCCTCCCTGAGGACTGTGATCTCAATGCTGACCTTCAGCCAGCTCATAGTCATCCTGAAGAACCTGACGTCCGTCGGGGAGACCCCGGAGGGTCCCGGGGGCCTCCTGCAGACCTGCCAGAACAAG TTTGGTCTGTCCCTGCTCTATGCCCTCCTGTCCCAAGGGGAGAGGTTGCTTTCCTCTGGGAGCCCCTTGGATCCCAGCATCGGAGACTTCGAGACCTG GACGGACACGATCTTCCAGGTGGCGGGCGAGCTGTCCCACTGCACCCTGGTAGAGCCCCTGCTACTGCCCTCAAACCTCCTCACGCTGTTCTGCCGATACCTGGACAAACGCACCGTCCACCAGCTCAAGAGCAACATGGA ATTCGTCCCTGATGTGTCATTGCAGGGAAAGCACGATGTCTGTGTGTCAAAAGGTGGCGGATGCAGAACCATAATTTGGCCTTTACTTTTGGTGATGTAA
- the LOC130371550 gene encoding transforming growth factor beta-1-induced transcript 1 protein-like isoform X1 produces MDDLAGPESYPLSPRVVVFDALLADLESTTSPVSRGPVLLTSEPQVISDGASTGSRDSSQDRPPPPAYTPQQTVSAAMKTGDPQNNTPDKLYSTVCKNRAPRVADPPPAFSSSLLGGGLSELDHLLQELNATQFNITDEILAQFPSTKKEEKEKIEKISPSSGKPSATSATLELDKLMASLSDFRVHSTPVIPVTQAVAVPQQPAPPPQASSGGSLDSMLGLLQSDLTRQGVQTSSKGNCCACQKPVVGQVVTALGKVWHPEHFVCSECEAELGSRNFFEKDGRPYCESDYFTLFSPHCAHCSKPILNKMVTALDKNWHPECFCCVKCSRAFGDEGFHDREGQQYCQQCFLNLFASRCQGCTQPILENYISALNSLWHPQCFVCRECYSPFVNGSFFEHEGQPLCEAHYHQSRGSLCQACQQPILGRCVTAMGAKFHPHHLVCHFCLKPLSKGCFKEQENKPYCHPCFIKLFG; encoded by the exons ATGGATGATTTGG CAGGGCCTGAGAGCTACCCACTCAGTCctcgtgttgttgtgtttg atgCTCTCTTAGCTGACCTGGAGAGCACCACTTCACCCGTATCTCGGGGTCCCGTCTTGTTGACCTCTGAACCCCAAGTGATCTCTGACGGAGCCTCCACGGGCTCCCGAGACTCCAGCCAggaccgcccccctcccccggcctaCACCCCCCAGCAG ACGGTCTCGGCGGCCATGAAGACTGGAGAtccccaaaacaacaccccggACAAGCTCTACAG cacagTGTGTAAGAATCGGGCGCCCCGTGTGGCCGATCCCCCCCCGGCCTTCTCCTCGTCCctgctgggtgggggtctcAGTGAGCTGGACCACCTGCTGCAGGAGCTCAACGCCACGCAGTTCAACATCACCG ATGAGATCCTGGCCCAGTTCCCCAGCACTaagaaagaagagaaggagaagatagAGAAGATATCTCCCAG ctCAGGGAAGCCCTCCGCCACCTCGGCTACTCTTGAGTTGGACAAACTGATGGCTTCTCTCTCCGACTTCAGAGTCCATAGCACC CCGGTCATACCTGTCACTCAAGCTGTGGCAGTGCCTCAGcagccagccccgcccccccaggccTCGTCTGGCGGCTCATTGGACAGCATGCTGGGGCTCCTCCAGTCAGACCTGACCAGACAGGGGGTCCAGACCTCCTCCAAGGGAAACTGCTGCGCCTGTCAGAAGCCTGTAGTGGGACAG GTGGTGACTGCGCTGGGGAAGGTGTGGCACCCTGAACATTTTGTGTGCAGCGAGTGCGAGGCTGAGCTCGGCAGCCGCAACTTCTTTGAGAAGGACGGCCGTCCATACTGCGAATCGGACTACTTCACGCTGTTCTCCCCCCACTGCGCCCACTGCAGCAAGCCCATCCTCAAC AAAATGGTGACGGCGTTGGATAAAAACTGGCACCCGGAATGTTTCTGCTGTGTCAAATGTAGCAGAGCCTTCGGAGATGAag GTTTCCATGACCGCGAGGGCCAGCAGTATTGCCAGCAATGCTTTTTGAACCTCTTCGCCTCCCGTTGTCAAGGCTGCACTCAACCAATACTGGAGAACTACATCTCAGCTCTGAACTCCCTCTGGCATCCGCAGTGCTTCGTCTGTCGG gagTGCTACAGCCCCTTCGTGAACGGCAGTTTCTTCGAGCACGAGGGCCAGCCGCTGTGCGAGGCCCACTACCACCAGAGCCGGGGCAGCCTCTGCCAGGCCTGCCAGCAGCCCATCCTGGGTCGCTGCGTCACCGCCATGGGGGCCAAgttccacccccaccacctggtCTGCCACTTCTGCCTCAAGCCCCTGAGCAAGGGCTGCTTCAAGGAGCAGGAGAACAAGCCCTACTGCCACCCCTGCTTCATCAAGCTCTTCGgatga
- the LOC130371549 gene encoding protein PAT1 homolog 2-like isoform X3 produces MFEDPAVVRTVEGRPSIKTFDSAIVDCGAPLPWATMQRAGWMGPSCRKNRMAGSILEDNAIVCVIDGHGGRGHRGSPPILHSPYPSSGFRARGTLPRGEGLSNRLYSHRPPPGPSPLVRNWPQTPKMMHLRFGANSPGPSPYYSPSSTPVQPIRYPGPVTQLHPQHKRLLGQKRTAERKAESWDPYCHLMTEKEKEWITRLQMIQLQTENPDLEDYYYQEYYRRMEDKLVEEELGMRSKREPPKLFTPYITKTEPYTPVVHIEGSLGQVAVSTCYSPRRAIGAVNANPTHGSHEEPKDVKTQQHEVLMQMEKLFVVLLEVEEEDRMKGKVLAEAEEKKAKEKTRRKVQNILSQLQHYDALETGVEFLSCLMFSKGKKLISRLLPFLDQAAGLRILTVVTSHIPTLMSRDMDEVLPVLYPSLRTVISMLTFSQLIVILKNLTSVGETPEGPGGLLQTCQNKFGLSLLYALLSQGERLLSSGSPLDPSIGDFETWTDTIFQVAGELSHCTLVEPLLLPSNLLTLFCRYLDKRTVHQLKSNMEFVPDVSLQGKHDVCVSKGGGCRTIIWPLLLVM; encoded by the exons ATGTTTGAGGACCCAGCAGTGGTCCGGACGGTGGAGGGGCGGCCCAGCATCAAG ACGTTTGACAGTGCTATAGTGGACTGCGGAGCCCCTCTGCCCTGGGCCACCATGCAGAGGGCGGGC tgGATGGGGCCGTCCTGCAGGAAAAACAGAATGGCCGGATCCATACTAGAG GACAACGCTATCGTCTGTGTGATCGACGGCCATGGGGGCAGAGGTCACCGTGGGTCGCCTCCGATCCTGCACTCTCCATATCCCTCCTCGGGGTTCAGAGCCCGGGGTACTCTGCCCAGGGGAGAGGGCTTGTCAAACAGGCTCTACTCCCATCGCCCGCCACCTGGCCCGTCCCCCCTCGTCAGGAACTGG CCTCAGACCCCAAAGATGATGCATCTCCGCTTTGGTGCCAACTccccaggcccctccccctactACAGCCCTTCCTCCACTCCTGTGCAGCCTATCAG GTACCCTGGGCCCGTcacccagctccacccccaACACAAGAGACTCCTCGGCCAGAAGCGGACAGCAGAAAG GAAGGCAGAGAGCTGGGACCCCTACTGCCACCTGATGactgagaaggagaaggagtggaTCACCCGGCTACAGATGATCCAGCTGCAGACGGAGAACCCTGACCTGGAGGATTACTACTACCAG GAATATTACCGGCGGATGGAGGacaagctggtggaggaggagctgggaatGCGGAGCAAGAGGGAGCCTCCTAAACTCTTCACGCCCTACATCACTAAGACTGAACCCTACACACCAG TGGTCCACATAGAGGGCTCTCTTGGCCAGGTGGCGGTTTCCACATGCTACTCCCCTCGCCGGGCCATCGGTGCCGTGAACGCCAACCCAACCCATGGATCACATGAG GAACCCAAAGACGTGAAAACACAGCAACACGAGGTCCTAATGCAGATGGAGAAG CTCTTTGTGGTTCTGCttgaagtggaggaggaagacaggaTGAAGGGCAAGGTATTGGCTGAGGCGGAGGAGAAAAAGGCGAAGGAGAAGACTCGGCGGAAGGTTCAGAACATCTTGTCTCAGCTGCAGCACTACGATGCCCT AGAGACGGGTGTGGAGTTCCTGTCGTGTCTCATGTTCAGCAAGGGGAAAAAGCTGATCTCGCGCCTGCTTCCGTTCCTGGACCAGGCCGCCGGCCTGAGGATCCTGACCGTGGTGACCTCTCACATCCCCACGCTGATGAGCAGAGACATGGATGAG GTTCTCCCTGTGCTCTACCCCTCCCTGAGGACTGTGATCTCAATGCTGACCTTCAGCCAGCTCATAGTCATCCTGAAGAACCTGACGTCCGTCGGGGAGACCCCGGAGGGTCCCGGGGGCCTCCTGCAGACCTGCCAGAACAAG TTTGGTCTGTCCCTGCTCTATGCCCTCCTGTCCCAAGGGGAGAGGTTGCTTTCCTCTGGGAGCCCCTTGGATCCCAGCATCGGAGACTTCGAGACCTG GACGGACACGATCTTCCAGGTGGCGGGCGAGCTGTCCCACTGCACCCTGGTAGAGCCCCTGCTACTGCCCTCAAACCTCCTCACGCTGTTCTGCCGATACCTGGACAAACGCACCGTCCACCAGCTCAAGAGCAACATGGA ATTCGTCCCTGATGTGTCATTGCAGGGAAAGCACGATGTCTGTGTGTCAAAAGGTGGCGGATGCAGAACCATAATTTGGCCTTTACTTTTGGTGATGTAA
- the LOC130371550 gene encoding transforming growth factor beta-1-induced transcript 1 protein-like isoform X3 yields the protein MDDLDALLADLESTTSPVSRGPVLLTSEPQVISDGASTGSRDSSQDRPPPPAYTPQQTVSAAMKTGDPQNNTPDKLYSTVCKNRAPRVADPPPAFSSSLLGGGLSELDHLLQELNATQFNITDEILAQFPSTKKEEKEKIEKISPSSGKPSATSATLELDKLMASLSDFRVHSTPVIPVTQAVAVPQQPAPPPQASSGGSLDSMLGLLQSDLTRQGVQTSSKGNCCACQKPVVGQVVTALGKVWHPEHFVCSECEAELGSRNFFEKDGRPYCESDYFTLFSPHCAHCSKPILNKMVTALDKNWHPECFCCVKCSRAFGDEGFHDREGQQYCQQCFLNLFASRCQGCTQPILENYISALNSLWHPQCFVCRECYSPFVNGSFFEHEGQPLCEAHYHQSRGSLCQACQQPILGRCVTAMGAKFHPHHLVCHFCLKPLSKGCFKEQENKPYCHPCFIKLFG from the exons ATGGATGATTTGG atgCTCTCTTAGCTGACCTGGAGAGCACCACTTCACCCGTATCTCGGGGTCCCGTCTTGTTGACCTCTGAACCCCAAGTGATCTCTGACGGAGCCTCCACGGGCTCCCGAGACTCCAGCCAggaccgcccccctcccccggcctaCACCCCCCAGCAG ACGGTCTCGGCGGCCATGAAGACTGGAGAtccccaaaacaacaccccggACAAGCTCTACAG cacagTGTGTAAGAATCGGGCGCCCCGTGTGGCCGATCCCCCCCCGGCCTTCTCCTCGTCCctgctgggtgggggtctcAGTGAGCTGGACCACCTGCTGCAGGAGCTCAACGCCACGCAGTTCAACATCACCG ATGAGATCCTGGCCCAGTTCCCCAGCACTaagaaagaagagaaggagaagatagAGAAGATATCTCCCAG ctCAGGGAAGCCCTCCGCCACCTCGGCTACTCTTGAGTTGGACAAACTGATGGCTTCTCTCTCCGACTTCAGAGTCCATAGCACC CCGGTCATACCTGTCACTCAAGCTGTGGCAGTGCCTCAGcagccagccccgcccccccaggccTCGTCTGGCGGCTCATTGGACAGCATGCTGGGGCTCCTCCAGTCAGACCTGACCAGACAGGGGGTCCAGACCTCCTCCAAGGGAAACTGCTGCGCCTGTCAGAAGCCTGTAGTGGGACAG GTGGTGACTGCGCTGGGGAAGGTGTGGCACCCTGAACATTTTGTGTGCAGCGAGTGCGAGGCTGAGCTCGGCAGCCGCAACTTCTTTGAGAAGGACGGCCGTCCATACTGCGAATCGGACTACTTCACGCTGTTCTCCCCCCACTGCGCCCACTGCAGCAAGCCCATCCTCAAC AAAATGGTGACGGCGTTGGATAAAAACTGGCACCCGGAATGTTTCTGCTGTGTCAAATGTAGCAGAGCCTTCGGAGATGAag GTTTCCATGACCGCGAGGGCCAGCAGTATTGCCAGCAATGCTTTTTGAACCTCTTCGCCTCCCGTTGTCAAGGCTGCACTCAACCAATACTGGAGAACTACATCTCAGCTCTGAACTCCCTCTGGCATCCGCAGTGCTTCGTCTGTCGG gagTGCTACAGCCCCTTCGTGAACGGCAGTTTCTTCGAGCACGAGGGCCAGCCGCTGTGCGAGGCCCACTACCACCAGAGCCGGGGCAGCCTCTGCCAGGCCTGCCAGCAGCCCATCCTGGGTCGCTGCGTCACCGCCATGGGGGCCAAgttccacccccaccacctggtCTGCCACTTCTGCCTCAAGCCCCTGAGCAAGGGCTGCTTCAAGGAGCAGGAGAACAAGCCCTACTGCCACCCCTGCTTCATCAAGCTCTTCGgatga
- the LOC130371213 gene encoding elongin-B-like, with protein sequence MDVFLMIRRQKTTIFTDAKESTTVYELKRIVEGILKRAPEDQRLYKDEQLLEDSKSLGDCGFTSQTARPQAPGTVGLAFRITDEMFEALQMESFSSPPELPDVMKPQDSSSTASEQTVQ encoded by the exons ATG GACGTCTTTCTAATGATCCGGCGTCAGAAGACTACCATCTTCACGGACGCCAAGGAGTCGACCACCGTGTACGAGTTGAAACGTATCGTGGAGGGCATTCTGAAGAGGGCCCCAGAGGACCAGCGCCTCTACAAA GACGAGCAGCTGTTAGAGGACAGCAAGTCTCTGGGAGACTGTGGCTTCACCAGTCAGACGGCCCGACCCCAAGCCCCCGGTACCGTTGGCCTGGCCTTCCGCATCACCG ACGAGATGTTCGAGGCGCTCCAGATGGAGAGCTTCTCCAGCCCTCCAGAGCTACCCGATGTCATGAAGCCACAGGACTCCAGCAGCACGGCCAGCGAGCAGACCGTCCAGtga
- the LOC130371550 gene encoding transforming growth factor beta-1-induced transcript 1 protein-like isoform X2 has product MDDLGPESYPLSPRVVVFDALLADLESTTSPVSRGPVLLTSEPQVISDGASTGSRDSSQDRPPPPAYTPQQTVSAAMKTGDPQNNTPDKLYSTVCKNRAPRVADPPPAFSSSLLGGGLSELDHLLQELNATQFNITDEILAQFPSTKKEEKEKIEKISPSSGKPSATSATLELDKLMASLSDFRVHSTPVIPVTQAVAVPQQPAPPPQASSGGSLDSMLGLLQSDLTRQGVQTSSKGNCCACQKPVVGQVVTALGKVWHPEHFVCSECEAELGSRNFFEKDGRPYCESDYFTLFSPHCAHCSKPILNKMVTALDKNWHPECFCCVKCSRAFGDEGFHDREGQQYCQQCFLNLFASRCQGCTQPILENYISALNSLWHPQCFVCRECYSPFVNGSFFEHEGQPLCEAHYHQSRGSLCQACQQPILGRCVTAMGAKFHPHHLVCHFCLKPLSKGCFKEQENKPYCHPCFIKLFG; this is encoded by the exons ATGGATGATTTGG GGCCTGAGAGCTACCCACTCAGTCctcgtgttgttgtgtttg atgCTCTCTTAGCTGACCTGGAGAGCACCACTTCACCCGTATCTCGGGGTCCCGTCTTGTTGACCTCTGAACCCCAAGTGATCTCTGACGGAGCCTCCACGGGCTCCCGAGACTCCAGCCAggaccgcccccctcccccggcctaCACCCCCCAGCAG ACGGTCTCGGCGGCCATGAAGACTGGAGAtccccaaaacaacaccccggACAAGCTCTACAG cacagTGTGTAAGAATCGGGCGCCCCGTGTGGCCGATCCCCCCCCGGCCTTCTCCTCGTCCctgctgggtgggggtctcAGTGAGCTGGACCACCTGCTGCAGGAGCTCAACGCCACGCAGTTCAACATCACCG ATGAGATCCTGGCCCAGTTCCCCAGCACTaagaaagaagagaaggagaagatagAGAAGATATCTCCCAG ctCAGGGAAGCCCTCCGCCACCTCGGCTACTCTTGAGTTGGACAAACTGATGGCTTCTCTCTCCGACTTCAGAGTCCATAGCACC CCGGTCATACCTGTCACTCAAGCTGTGGCAGTGCCTCAGcagccagccccgcccccccaggccTCGTCTGGCGGCTCATTGGACAGCATGCTGGGGCTCCTCCAGTCAGACCTGACCAGACAGGGGGTCCAGACCTCCTCCAAGGGAAACTGCTGCGCCTGTCAGAAGCCTGTAGTGGGACAG GTGGTGACTGCGCTGGGGAAGGTGTGGCACCCTGAACATTTTGTGTGCAGCGAGTGCGAGGCTGAGCTCGGCAGCCGCAACTTCTTTGAGAAGGACGGCCGTCCATACTGCGAATCGGACTACTTCACGCTGTTCTCCCCCCACTGCGCCCACTGCAGCAAGCCCATCCTCAAC AAAATGGTGACGGCGTTGGATAAAAACTGGCACCCGGAATGTTTCTGCTGTGTCAAATGTAGCAGAGCCTTCGGAGATGAag GTTTCCATGACCGCGAGGGCCAGCAGTATTGCCAGCAATGCTTTTTGAACCTCTTCGCCTCCCGTTGTCAAGGCTGCACTCAACCAATACTGGAGAACTACATCTCAGCTCTGAACTCCCTCTGGCATCCGCAGTGCTTCGTCTGTCGG gagTGCTACAGCCCCTTCGTGAACGGCAGTTTCTTCGAGCACGAGGGCCAGCCGCTGTGCGAGGCCCACTACCACCAGAGCCGGGGCAGCCTCTGCCAGGCCTGCCAGCAGCCCATCCTGGGTCGCTGCGTCACCGCCATGGGGGCCAAgttccacccccaccacctggtCTGCCACTTCTGCCTCAAGCCCCTGAGCAAGGGCTGCTTCAAGGAGCAGGAGAACAAGCCCTACTGCCACCCCTGCTTCATCAAGCTCTTCGgatga